AAGGAGGTGGACGCCGCCCTGCTGTCGGGCGAGGCCGATCTCGCCGTGCACTGCGTCAAGGACGTGCCCGCCGACCGGCCACTGCCCGCCGGCACGGTGTTCGCCGCCTTCCTGGAGCGCGACGACATCAGGGACGCCCTCGTCCACCCGGAGGGGCTCACCCTGGACGAGCTGCCGGCCGGTACCCGGGTCGGCACCTCCTCGGTGCGCCGCGTCGCGCAGCTGGCCGCCACCCACCCGCAGCTGCGGTGCGTGCCGTTCCGGGGCAACGCCAACCGGCGGCTGGCGAAGCTCGCCGCCGGTGAGGCGGACGCGCTGCTGCTCGCGGTCTCCGGCCTGGAGCGCATCGGCCGCCGGGACGTGGTCAGCGAGGTCCTCTCCCCCGAGACGATGATGCCGCCGATCGGCGCGGGCATCCTCGCCCTCCAGTGCCGCGAGGACGACACCGCGCTGATCGACGCGGTCAGCGGCCTCGGGCATCCGCGGACGCACCGGGAGGCGACGGCGGAGCGCATGTTCCTGCACGTTCTCCAGGGGCACTGCAACAGCCCGATCGCCGGGTACGCCCGCGTGGACCGGAGCGGGGAACTCTCGCTG
The Streptomyces sp. NBC_01723 genome window above contains:
- the hemC gene encoding hydroxymethylbilane synthase, coding for MSDPELIRIVSRDSPMALAQVERVRAELAALHPGVRTEVVPVKTTGDKWLGDLSLVEGKGAFTKEVDAALLSGEADLAVHCVKDVPADRPLPAGTVFAAFLERDDIRDALVHPEGLTLDELPAGTRVGTSSVRRVAQLAATHPQLRCVPFRGNANRRLAKLAAGEADALLLAVSGLERIGRRDVVSEVLSPETMMPPIGAGILALQCREDDTALIDAVSGLGHPRTHREATAERMFLHVLQGHCNSPIAGYARVDRSGELSLRACVFTPDGKTRLNAHEWAGRLDPATLGTSVAVALLRQGAREIIDGIAH